In the genome of Triplophysa dalaica isolate WHDGS20190420 chromosome 17, ASM1584641v1, whole genome shotgun sequence, the window TCCAATTCTCTTTAAAGTTAATCTGTGGGTTTGCCATATGGGTTATCCCTGATTTGTAACATAATGGGTGGGGGCGGGGATGAGCACCTACAGGTTTTGCTTGGTAAAGGTCAATGCACGAATACAATTTACACATCAGAAGCATGCAGagattcattttatattaattatctGTACTTCGAAATAATGTGCCCAAAGTTTCGGGTTTTAGgttcttttgtaaatgtttccCCAGTCCTAATGAGAATATACCCAAGGTGCTACTTTTCAATTAACTAAAATGAAATGATAAACCAGTTATAGTAGGACTCAGACTAGAGCCTTCACAATCAGATTATATCAACTGTATTGTCTCCATATCAGTTGGatatctgaaaaaatacataaagtcGGACATTAgtcaaatttattatttatagttttggctttgtattttattcaggtgagaTTTTGTAAACATTGTGGCTCTTAGCAgtcttaaaggtgctgtgtgtaattgtgtggaggatctattgacagaaatgctatacacatctatgtcttcagaggtctataaagatcttacattaTTTggcataatgtttttattacctttgaacAGCATTTCcattacattgcatttactTGGGCAACCAAGTTTTATTTAAGGCCGCCCACGTATATATTTTGCGTCACATATTGTAATCTTTTATCGATCCATGATAATGACTATATCTATGATCGATTAACTAGTGGATAAACAGCGCTTCCTTGTCTTCTCTCTTTCCTGACTTGTTTGGTGTGAGTGGCGAATGGCAACGTGCAGATCCTCCGATTTCAGTGTTCGCATGCACTCTCTTCCGATGAGCTCCGTGTGTGTGCGAGCCCTCTGCCTCTCATCAGTACATGTAGTTTGCTCCGTGTAGTGTATTTAACTGTtacttgcatttaaaaacaaagaagcGTTCATAATACAGGCAAAACATTGTCGAGTAAGGGCAAACAGTTTATAAATAAGGATTTTAGCAGCAGTAAAAGTGACTGCAGGTGGGATTCAgttgtaaaatacagtataatgcGACTGATCATAAAgtagaagaaaaacagataaacaggacgtgatgatgtcacaaatatgctaattagtttGTGAGTATCTTTCATGTCAAAATCTTGTGGGAAACACtatttgaatgagctatttctatctacataagCCACAGCTCCCCTAACGTGGAcatcaccatgttgtttctacagaagcccaaAACAGttaaactgctctacagagtgcatttcgtaaatatgttttcTCCTTCAGCAATGAAGCgtaaacgtgatgacatcttgattctgtgtcagccaccgtattGCTTCGAAATGTAAGGTTGAGTGACCTGTtgtttgcaatttgcaacctcaccgctagatgacgctaaatttcacacactggacctttaagggaAATTGGAAATGAATGCAAAACCTCCACCACTATGTCAAAGGGTCAACCAGATACTTGCACTGAATACAAGATTTCACACTGTGACCAGTGCTAACATCATCCTCTGTATGTGACCTGCACATAAATGGTCAGCAACTGACCTTCGACCTCTTTGCTTAGTCCGGTGAGTAACTGACCATTTTTACTGTCAAACAAGATTCAGCATAGTGTTTTAACTCCAGTCCCAAGTACTCTTGCATGTAAACGAAGATGCCTTATTTAAATTTAGCGTTTATATAAATCTTTTACTGTATGTGCACATTTGAATAAATGGTCAAATAATGCCTACGTTGacattatgttatgttttgatGCAGCTGTTGGTGCCACCTGACCAGACAAACTCTACAGTGAGTACTCAGTCTTACTCCGATTATACTTAATAAGCTGATAACAAGTAAGGTCATTTAAACGCGCaaaaatgttatcttttatTGTGCCTATTACTCCGATTCCGCgctgcatgtaaacgcctttactggttttctctcagttttgtttttgtgcgcATGTCTGACAAGGCAaaagtaaaagtcccaaacagAATTAACCACTCTCGAATCATTCTTTTGATGTGGAAAcggaaaaatgaaaaactattgGTGCATTTGCAGGTACTGGGGACATGAgaagatatataaaaatacagcttctgaccaaTTTCCCATGGCATTTTTAATTAGTAGATGGACTATCGATGGTGACTTCACTGTACGCGGTATTTCGCATAGCCGGTTTATTGATATGtatgtaaacacatgaaaacaggtttcttttataagctgatatttgataaatatccatttattttgtgcatgtaaacgcaatCAATTTTAATTATGCCACTGTAACTGTCTACGCTGTTGATAGCTCAGATGTTAAATTGTCATAGAGGGTTTTGGCATGACTAACATTTAGGCAAATTAATTCACTTGTGATTTTTGTGCTTgagaataatattaaaacaaaatgggtaagtgacaaaagaaaaataatgagtaaacaggtttaaaatcaTAGTGCATTACcctataaaatgttttcaaatatgcaAAATTGAAACTCTTCCACAATTTCTGAATGTTGTATGATGCATTAGAGATCCAAACTGAATTGACCAAGAAGCTGACTATCCACATGAAGAAGAATCCTAAAACTGCACAAAATCTACTTACTGTTTCGGTTGGTCTTGATCTTGGCAAGGAGTTTATGAGCTAAGGGAAGGTCTCCATTCTTCACAGCCAGAAGAAGGTCCTGCTCTTTGCCCATGGCTCTTATCCAGCAAAAGAGTTACAATCTGGGCTCACACTCTCatgatcttttgtgttcacaaaACGACGGATTTGGCCTTTGGTTTACCATATCATTTTCACAAACATGATTCAGAGATTTACCACATGAAGCTTTTCATTCTTCTTTGAGAGAAGAAAAGTTGTCATTAGACTTATGGAGTTATTCAACATGAAGTAGTTTGTTCTTGAGTGAAAGTCATCTTCATAAACCACATCACAGAGGATACCTATAGGGGAACAACAGCCAAGCTATATTATCAACATAATAACCCTGTGAACAGATGATGAGttttgattccaaaatgagataacttttttttacaaaaaacatgttttttattatgttaccatgcttttattttcttttattgtgttagttatctgtttttttctgttattctggcttaaatcaaaacagaccaacagcagtttgattgatttttattattctagatattatttatattcttacaataaaaaacatgatattttttaaaaagagagtTATGTCGCTTCTGAACTTTAAACATGTTGTacattaaagtaatagttcacccaaacatgaaaattctgtcataatttacaccccctcttgtcatttgaaacctttatgattttcattcttccgcagaacacataaaagtatattttggagaatgttggtaatcgaacaccactggcccccattcacttctattgtatgaacacaaaaaccaatgcaagtgaatggtagccagtaaccaacattcttcaaattatcttcttctgtattctgaggaagaaagtcatacaggtttgacatgtaaatgatgacagaatttttatttaaggttGAACTATTACtaaggtaaataaatatacattagtgGTTTTTGAAGAACATATTgcgttatttatttaatctgtGGTAAATGCCAATATCAAGACATAATAACCCAAAAGcaaatatttctaaattatcTGACAGGTTGCCGATGTCataaaagtatattattaaaaatattattatgtcGATATCTTACGATATAACGTTAGCACGCGTGCCTGTCACGAGCGTTTGACATTTTTACTACAACCTGCCCTTATGTGACGAATAGCGCAATAACTTTGCGGTCATAGTCAAGGAAAGTAACACAAAACGGATAACAAGTCATTGACAATAATTCGACAAAACTTTTCTGACCAGTTATCTGTCCGGAAGGGTTTAGTTCTATAAGCAAAATAATCGATTCACTTGCCTCCACAGATCTGATATGCAGCCTGTCTGTCAATATTAACCCTCCTTCAAAAACTCCGGCCGCAAAGATATCCACAGAGTCCAGAACAGCAAGATTTTAATGAGTATAATCCTGTTCATAATCTCTATTACCGTTCTTTCAAGCGCGAGCGCGAAGTGCCATACTTGGGAACGTGTTTGACACAACACTAGTGTCAGATGCGTGAGCGCGCCCGTCTGCCGCGCGCCCGCCTGCTGTTGCTCTCTTCCTGAAAGGTGCGCtatatttttttccaacatTTGTTCCAAGTTTAATAAGAATATATTGTAAAAAGTACTTCTCTATGCATTCGGGGATTTTTTGGTACTCTAGTATAACgtctttttaataaattttattgaataattttctcaaaaataagtaaaacgtaaaatatttttcaatggtTATATTATGGTGACTGGCCTTATCACTAACAGCAGAAACCCCAATGTGAAATCAACGCAAAGGTTTTCTGAATGCAAGTGTGACATCTAGTGACAAAACTGTGTAATAGCCGATTAGAAAATCGCAGACGTGACCAGCTGATATTcttgtcttatttatttatttatgtgcaaCAATTCAAAACAATACCGATTTTCCCAACTCTTTATCTCATTGTGGAATAACGTTTATTTAGACTCATCCGTTTTCTTAAACTTGTTGTTTAAGTGTGTCAAGGAATTGTCCACCTAGCTATCAGAATTTCTCAGATACAACCAGATATGTTTGTCATCATGAAGTTTCCTCCAGGTTTGCATCTCCAAGGGATAATCGTGATTTCCAAAAAACACCATTTTAGTGTGTGTGGTGTCATAGTAGTAGTTTGGATATTTCCAATGGTCAGCTGTGCTAAAACCATAGACTCTCACCTAAATAAGAGAAATTAAagcaaacaaattaaatgagaAAATCTATGACTTGGTGAGTAATGGATGGTCTTCCATCCCATTTTGCAAAAACAACCACTTACAATGTCACACGTGTGCATAGCCAGCAGAAGAGTAAAGGCTCCATTAGTGGGTCTTACCAACCACCATCTTTTAGTTCGTAATCGTTTTGCCTTTAGAAACCTACGGTAAAACAATAGTACACATCCAATTGAACTTATCCAAAATAAAGTAAGCTCATGCCTACTAGTGGCATTAAATCATACTGTAGTGTCTGCTGCGTGCACGTAATGTTCACCCATACCTGTTCCGCACATATCTGAGGAAGTCTGGATGTAGGACATAGTAGGAACTTTCATTGAAATGCCCGCTGTAGTAATTCCTTGGCCTAATAAAATCACAACaggtattttttaaattgcattgaATGCAAGAAGCTTACATATTGCTCGTAGGTAAACATTAAAGAGCCAAAGCTTTGCAAGATATGCACAGTGAGTCATTTCCAGTGATGCATTTGGACAGCTTTGTGATCTTTTTAATATCTTTCTAACCAGCTGTATTTGAATTGGCTTCATGAGccaattattatatttttaattagtgTTGTTGCAGTCAACAGCCATCAGTTCTTAGCAGACTACGTTCAAGTTTAGTTAGATTGTTTGTAAAGCATTAATAGTATTACAAATACACTCATTATCAtgaatctgaaaaaaatgaacCACAACAGTTTACTGTAATGAAACTTTCATGTAGCTtcgtgttttattgtgtgattATTTTACTTGGGCATTGACCTTGTGTTCTGTACTTGATATGTGGAACCATAAACAGCAAAATTAATCCCTATCATTTCAGTTTATGATAACACAATGTTAATAATCTCTAAATGACTTGCGTTCGTTTACGATATTCTCCTGACGGTATCCTTCTGTTCTTCATAAGGTACTCCAGAAAGTTGTAGTCTCTTGGACCCTCTGGGATCAAGACATATTTAATGtcctaataaaaaacaagaaaaaaagcaaCACCAGCTTAAATTCTGAAATTGCAAGCatgagaaaaatgtataatctaAACTAAACAATGAATGACCGTATTGGTCATTTTAGCATGACACTTACAAATACTAGTAGATTTAAATGAATCTTAATTTTCATAAATCCTAAGAGCCATCAGGAAATATTTAGTAAATAATTCCTTTACAGAAGGAATTGCTCTATAGTGAAGCAAATCTAATAATTGCGTTCATCACCATGTGGCACACCTTGTCAGTAGGAATCTGTGTGAAACCTCtctttttgtgtaatattaaggAGTTGATTAATGAATGTGCTGTGTGCACATAAACTGAAGTCCTTCTTCCAACATCCTCCTCATGCCCTGCTATAATAGCAGCATTCATCCTAACGAATATAAAAGAAGCTTAAATGAccttgtgtaaaaataaaaatataatcaaaatattcCTTCTGTGAAATTTGACTTAAGAATTGGACCTGAACACATAATGATTAGAATCAATCTCTGTTCCCAGTCCGGAGCCATTGAGAATGCCTGATGTCCCAACAACAGCACAACGAATACAGCCATCTTCTGCGTCTGTGGGTACTTGCAATATTTGGGTAGAATTAAGTTTTGGGATGGTATCAACACCTGCTTTTATGGctataaaaggaaaaataatcaataatcatAATTTTGGTACCACAGTTTGACATCTAT includes:
- the st6galnac1.2 gene encoding alpha-N-acetylgalactosaminide alpha-2,6-sialyltransferase 1.2: MMSLRQVCTTSLRNSTDPLFSKMFIPNIQLFLQSDHLNVSEWNRLYHFNNPFGYMGVSYTAIKAGVDTIPKLNSTQILQVPTDAEDGCIRCAVVGTSGILNGSGLGTEIDSNHYVFRMNAAIIAGHEEDVGRRTSVYVHTAHSLINSLILHKKRGFTQIPTDKDIKYVLIPEGPRDYNFLEYLMKNRRIPSGEYRKRTPRNYYSGHFNESSYYVLHPDFLRYVRNRFLKAKRLRTKRWWLVRPTNGAFTLLLAMHTCDIVRVYGFSTADHWKYPNYYYDTTHTKMVFFGNHDYPLEMQTWRKLHDDKHIWLYLRNSDS